One window from the genome of Pseudalkalibacillus hwajinpoensis encodes:
- a CDS encoding NADH-dependent flavin oxidoreductase: MNRKMLQSYTLPSGVELKNRVMLAPMTNFLSNDDGTVSAQELAYYEKRSGGVGAVITACAYVLPHGKGFAGEIGANRDEQIPGLKKLADTIHAEGAKAILQIFHGGRMCPPELVPNEEILSASAVPAEREGSKTPRAMTEDEIQETIRAFGEATRRAIEAGFDGVELHGANTYLLQQFFSPHSNRREDTWGGSLENRMKFPLAVLESVQEAIKKHANGAFVLGYRISPEERENPGITMDDTLQFVDELASRNLDYVHVSLSNFYQGSMREEDATPRMEMIKERIGHNVPVIGVGSLHTPDEVEKALETGVPLIALGREMIMEPNWVEKVQNGDEDSIRVTLRKDAQQELVLPDPLWNAIFSVPGWFPIEE; the protein is encoded by the coding sequence ATGAATCGAAAAATGCTTCAATCTTATACTCTACCTTCTGGCGTAGAATTGAAAAACCGTGTCATGCTTGCTCCAATGACAAACTTCTTATCAAATGATGATGGTACAGTATCCGCACAAGAGCTTGCTTATTATGAAAAGCGTTCTGGTGGAGTTGGCGCAGTTATTACGGCATGTGCTTATGTGCTCCCACACGGGAAAGGCTTTGCTGGTGAAATTGGCGCTAACCGTGATGAACAGATTCCTGGTTTGAAGAAATTAGCTGACACCATTCATGCAGAAGGTGCAAAGGCGATTCTACAAATATTCCACGGAGGTAGAATGTGCCCTCCTGAGCTCGTTCCGAATGAAGAAATTCTTAGCGCAAGTGCTGTACCCGCTGAGCGTGAAGGTTCGAAAACTCCTCGTGCAATGACAGAAGACGAAATTCAAGAAACAATCCGTGCTTTCGGCGAAGCAACGCGAAGAGCTATCGAAGCTGGGTTTGATGGTGTTGAGCTTCATGGTGCCAATACATACCTTCTTCAACAGTTCTTTTCTCCGCATTCTAACCGCAGAGAAGACACATGGGGTGGCAGCCTTGAAAATCGTATGAAATTCCCATTAGCTGTTCTAGAATCTGTTCAGGAAGCAATCAAAAAACATGCTAATGGCGCTTTCGTTCTTGGCTATCGGATCTCACCTGAAGAACGCGAAAATCCTGGAATCACAATGGATGATACGCTTCAGTTTGTTGATGAGCTTGCTTCACGAAACTTGGACTATGTTCACGTTTCACTATCTAACTTCTATCAAGGTTCAATGCGCGAAGAAGATGCTACACCACGCATGGAGATGATCAAAGAACGAATTGGTCACAACGTTCCTGTCATTGGTGTCGGCTCACTTCATACCCCTGATGAAGTGGAAAAAGCGCTTGAGACTGGTGTACCTCTTATTGCTCTTGGCCGTGAAATGATCATGGAGCCGAATTGGGTTGAGAAAGTTCAAAACGGTGACGAAGATAGCATTCGAGTGACGTTACGAAAAGACGCTCAGCAAGAACTTGTATTACCTGATCCACTCTGGAATGCCATTTTTAGCGTACCAGGCTGGTTCCCAATCGAAGAATAG
- a CDS encoding MurR/RpiR family transcriptional regulator — protein MSDTETRHCLPRIRSSYSQFSEKERQVADYILNHSNKIIHSTINQVAEDLNVADATVFRFCKRIGFKGFQAMKIALAAEIVNPIQDIHETITETDSTKEVAEKVLRSNIRTLEDTYHILDNATIDQAVQILLNATHIEFYGNGGSGIIAMDAQHKFIRTGLRSTSYSDAHLQIMSASQLSSSDVAVLISHSGTNKDMLRVADIAKETGATTIAITNLATSPLSKKVDIPLYTVSQETDFRSEALASRIAQLSLVDALYVNVMIARKEKSKHSLQLMREAISSKRI, from the coding sequence ATGTCCGATACGGAAACCCGTCACTGCCTTCCAAGAATTCGCTCTTCCTATTCGCAATTTAGCGAAAAAGAACGACAGGTGGCGGATTATATTTTGAACCATTCTAATAAAATTATCCATAGTACCATTAATCAGGTGGCAGAAGATTTAAACGTTGCAGATGCAACCGTTTTCCGCTTTTGTAAGCGAATTGGCTTTAAAGGCTTTCAAGCGATGAAAATTGCCCTTGCTGCGGAAATCGTGAATCCCATTCAGGATATCCATGAGACCATCACAGAAACGGATTCAACGAAAGAGGTAGCAGAAAAGGTCCTCCGTTCCAACATACGAACGCTTGAAGATACCTATCACATACTCGATAATGCAACCATTGATCAAGCTGTGCAGATTTTATTAAATGCAACTCATATTGAATTCTACGGAAATGGTGGTTCTGGGATTATTGCGATGGACGCCCAGCATAAGTTTATTCGAACAGGATTACGCTCAACCTCATACAGTGATGCACATTTACAAATCATGTCCGCTTCTCAGCTATCAAGTAGCGATGTGGCTGTCTTAATTTCTCATTCTGGAACGAACAAAGATATGCTTCGTGTAGCTGACATCGCAAAAGAAACAGGTGCAACTACGATCGCCATCACAAACCTGGCGACATCTCCACTAAGTAAAAAAGTTGATATTCCTCTTTATACTGTTTCACAAGAAACCGATTTCCGCTCTGAAGCGCTCGCATCAAGAATTGCACAGCTAAGTCTCGTTGATGCGCTTTATGTGAACGTCATGATCGCTCGAAAAGAAAAATCTAAGCACTCTCTTCAGCTTATGCGAGAGGCAATCTCTTCTAAACGAATATAG
- a CDS encoding molybdopterin-dependent oxidoreductase codes for MTTAEEKIHYRTCPLCEATCGLEIHTVNGEVTHIEGDKKDPFSKGYLCPKGFSLKELHHDPERIREPMIRKGTEWFTVSYEEAFKEVRKGLRRVIEKYGRDAVGVYLGNPNVHNLSGLLYLPLFLRALGSRNQYSASTVDQIPKQLAAEFMYGSDFSIPIPDIDRTQYFLVIGANPIVSNGSLMTGPNMRGRLKALQDRGGRLVVVDPIRTATAKVADDHHFIKPGTDGYFLFSILHTLFDEKLAKETHLSGHVNGLETVKELAKDFPPDKVASICGLDSETIRTIARDISSATCAAVYGRMGTCTQTFGTVNSWLIDVINVVTGNLDREGGVMFTTPAAGGKTSKKKGYRFDRFRSRVSELPEVLGELPVACLAEEMDTPGEGQIRAFVTVAGNPILSTPNSKRLQNGIENLDFMVSIDCYLNETTRNANVILPAPTPLERSHYDLSFYQLSVRNISHYSPPVFEKKESQLDEWEILLKLATLVGEEEPDDNAAAKLDEKSIHYLIKKDVQNEQSPLFDQDPKEIISVLEGRIGPERMLDYMLRSGPYGDHFKKQGGLSLNKLEQNPHGIDLGALKPRIPEVLLTHTGKVELAPEVIVKDVARLKEESSEQVDMVLIGRRNLRSNNSWMHNLPVLMKGKDRCTLLLHPEDGKRLDLQDGDLAQVLSDTGSLEVNVALTEDIMPGVGSIPHGYGHNLDGMKMTVAKENKGVNTNILSNEKRLDAVSGTAVLNGIPIVVRKANSGRNEHGFVRSESI; via the coding sequence ATGACCACTGCGGAGGAGAAGATTCACTACCGTACTTGCCCGCTCTGTGAAGCCACATGCGGCTTAGAAATTCACACGGTGAATGGAGAAGTAACGCATATTGAGGGTGATAAGAAAGATCCTTTCAGTAAGGGATATTTGTGCCCGAAAGGATTTAGTTTAAAAGAACTTCATCATGATCCAGAGCGCATTCGAGAGCCAATGATTCGAAAAGGAACAGAGTGGTTTACAGTAAGCTACGAGGAGGCATTTAAGGAAGTTAGGAAAGGGCTTCGTCGTGTGATTGAAAAGTATGGTCGCGATGCAGTGGGCGTCTACCTCGGTAACCCTAATGTTCATAATCTCTCAGGTTTACTTTATTTACCTCTCTTTCTTCGTGCTCTCGGTAGTCGAAATCAATATTCAGCAAGCACAGTCGATCAGATTCCAAAGCAGCTAGCAGCTGAGTTTATGTATGGTAGTGATTTCAGTATACCGATCCCTGATATCGATCGAACGCAGTATTTTCTTGTGATCGGAGCGAATCCAATTGTTTCAAATGGTAGCTTAATGACAGGACCAAATATGAGAGGAAGGCTGAAGGCATTACAAGATCGCGGTGGGCGTCTTGTTGTTGTTGATCCCATTCGTACAGCCACAGCTAAAGTAGCAGATGATCATCATTTTATTAAACCAGGAACAGATGGTTATTTTTTGTTTAGTATCCTCCATACGTTGTTTGATGAAAAGTTAGCGAAGGAAACTCACCTATCGGGTCATGTGAATGGACTTGAAACAGTGAAAGAGCTCGCGAAAGATTTTCCACCTGATAAGGTTGCTTCGATATGTGGTCTCGATTCAGAAACGATTCGCACCATTGCAAGGGATATTTCTTCCGCAACGTGTGCTGCTGTGTATGGAAGAATGGGGACATGTACACAAACATTTGGCACAGTAAATAGCTGGTTGATTGATGTGATCAATGTTGTGACAGGTAATCTTGATCGCGAAGGTGGTGTTATGTTCACAACTCCTGCAGCCGGTGGCAAGACATCTAAGAAAAAAGGCTACCGATTTGATCGCTTTAGAAGCAGAGTGAGCGAACTGCCAGAAGTACTCGGTGAGCTTCCAGTTGCGTGTTTAGCAGAAGAAATGGATACGCCAGGGGAAGGACAGATCCGTGCATTTGTAACTGTAGCTGGTAATCCTATCTTGTCAACACCAAATAGTAAGCGCTTACAAAATGGCATTGAAAATCTCGACTTTATGGTAAGCATTGACTGTTACCTGAATGAAACAACAAGAAATGCTAACGTGATTCTTCCAGCTCCTACACCACTTGAACGCTCACACTATGATCTTTCATTTTATCAACTGTCTGTTCGAAACATTTCTCACTACTCGCCTCCTGTTTTCGAAAAGAAAGAATCCCAGCTGGATGAGTGGGAAATCCTCCTAAAGCTTGCGACATTAGTTGGAGAAGAAGAGCCTGATGACAATGCAGCAGCGAAATTAGATGAGAAATCGATTCATTACCTCATTAAAAAAGACGTGCAAAATGAACAATCGCCACTTTTCGACCAGGATCCGAAAGAAATTATTAGCGTCCTTGAGGGCAGAATTGGTCCAGAGAGAATGCTTGATTATATGCTTAGGTCAGGTCCTTATGGAGACCATTTCAAAAAGCAAGGTGGTTTAAGCCTAAATAAACTTGAACAAAACCCGCACGGAATTGATTTAGGAGCGTTAAAGCCAAGAATTCCTGAAGTATTACTGACTCACACAGGTAAGGTTGAGTTAGCCCCTGAAGTCATTGTAAAAGACGTGGCAAGACTTAAAGAAGAATCGTCTGAACAAGTAGATATGGTATTGATCGGTCGAAGAAATTTACGATCAAACAATTCCTGGATGCATAATTTGCCTGTTCTTATGAAGGGGAAGGACCGCTGTACGTTATTGCTTCACCCAGAAGATGGCAAGCGACTTGACCTTCAAGATGGTGACCTCGCACAAGTTCTATCAGATACAGGTAGTCTTGAAGTAAATGTAGCATTAACAGAAGACATTATGCCTGGAGTAGGCAGCATCCCACATGGATATGGTCATAACCTAGATGGGATGAAAATGACGGTGGCTAAGGAAAATAAAGGCGTCAATACGAATATATTAAGTAATGAAAAAAGACTTGATGCTGTTTCAGGAACAGCTGTATTAAATGGTATACCGATTGTCGTTAGAAAAGCAAATAGTGGGAGGAATGAACATGGCTTTGTACGCTCTGAATCTATTTAA
- a CDS encoding R2-like ligand-binding oxidase, whose protein sequence is MRKEMITTSNRGLQEDSLPFRLYQKAKKFGGWDPREIDFTQDVKDWKFLTGDQQEEILRLISQFQAGEEAVTLDLLPLIMVIAKEGRLEEEMYLTTFLFEEAKHTEFFRVFLNEIGQTGDLSRFHSDTYREIFYSILPEAMGKLHQDHSPEALAEASTVYNMFVEGVLAETGYFSFYESLDKAKVMPGLMKGVGLLKKDESRHIGYGTFLLQRLIAEHPHLFEIVQNKMNQLAPLAEQLTQEGIGEKTHSAFGNTLDATMAFSMKQLSIRMNILARAKGKDINEIYRTSESDVGVL, encoded by the coding sequence ATGCGGAAAGAAATGATAACGACAAGCAACCGCGGACTTCAGGAAGATTCCCTGCCATTTCGTCTTTATCAAAAAGCGAAGAAATTTGGCGGATGGGACCCAAGAGAGATTGATTTTACTCAAGACGTAAAAGATTGGAAGTTTCTAACCGGGGATCAACAAGAAGAGATACTGAGACTTATTTCTCAATTTCAGGCTGGTGAAGAAGCAGTCACATTGGACCTTCTGCCATTAATCATGGTGATCGCAAAAGAAGGAAGATTAGAAGAAGAGATGTACTTAACAACTTTTCTTTTTGAGGAAGCAAAGCACACGGAGTTCTTTCGTGTATTTCTAAATGAGATTGGTCAAACCGGGGACCTGTCCCGTTTTCACTCCGACACCTATCGTGAAATTTTTTATTCTATATTACCGGAAGCAATGGGGAAACTCCACCAGGACCATTCTCCTGAAGCGCTAGCTGAAGCTTCTACTGTCTACAATATGTTTGTGGAAGGGGTTCTTGCTGAAACGGGCTATTTTTCTTTCTACGAATCTCTTGATAAAGCCAAGGTTATGCCAGGATTAATGAAAGGCGTTGGATTGCTTAAAAAAGATGAATCACGTCATATCGGCTATGGAACCTTCTTGTTACAGCGCCTGATTGCTGAACATCCCCACCTCTTTGAGATTGTGCAAAATAAGATGAATCAGCTCGCCCCACTTGCAGAGCAGTTAACACAGGAAGGAATAGGAGAAAAAACACATAGCGCATTCGGAAATACACTTGATGCCACAATGGCCTTTTCTATGAAACAGCTATCGATAAGGATGAACATCCTTGCACGCGCAAAAGGAAAAGACATCAACGAGATTTACCGTACTTCTGAATCCGATGTTGGCGTTCTTTAA
- the gntK gene encoding gluconokinase: MIGVDIGTTSTKAVLYKENGQPVSKHNVEYPLYTPTPATAEQDPEEILLAVVESIRKVIQDNLLKGEQVKFVSFSSAMHSLIGVDEKGKSLTNCITWADNRSAKWAEKIKNEMDGHEIYRRTGTPIHPMSPLSKLVWLKNDETELFQSISKFISIKEYVFYRFFQEYVIDYSIASATGLFNLEQLDWDDEALKIAGVTADQLSKPVSTTHMMSGLKAPYIEETGLTSSTNFIVGASDGVLSNLGVNAIEPGVVAVTIGTSGAIRAVTDRPVTDPKGRIFCYALTEDKWVVGGPVNNGGITFRWVRDQFAASETETAKRLGIDTYEILTRIAEQVNPGADGLLFHPYLAGERAPLWNSDARGSFFGLAMHHKKEHMIRAVLEGVIYNLYSVLLALEELIGEPKQIKATGGFARSALWRQMMADIFNQEVTVPESYESSCLGAIVLGKKALGEIDSLSIVSDLVGDTFSHQPKKENVETYAELLPIYIRISRKLTEEYTAIANYQNKKLGKN, translated from the coding sequence ATGATCGGTGTAGATATCGGTACAACAAGTACAAAAGCCGTTCTATATAAAGAAAATGGGCAACCCGTTTCAAAACATAATGTGGAATATCCATTGTATACACCAACACCAGCAACAGCTGAGCAAGATCCTGAAGAAATTTTGTTAGCTGTAGTAGAGTCGATTCGAAAAGTGATTCAAGATAACTTATTAAAAGGGGAACAAGTAAAATTTGTTTCATTTAGCTCAGCGATGCACAGTTTAATTGGGGTAGATGAAAAAGGAAAATCACTTACAAACTGCATTACATGGGCAGATAATCGAAGTGCGAAGTGGGCAGAGAAAATAAAAAATGAGATGGACGGTCATGAAATTTACCGCCGCACAGGAACGCCTATTCATCCAATGTCTCCCCTGTCCAAGCTTGTTTGGCTAAAAAATGATGAAACAGAATTGTTTCAGTCAATATCAAAGTTTATTTCCATTAAAGAATATGTTTTCTACCGCTTTTTCCAGGAGTATGTCATTGATTATTCCATTGCTTCAGCAACAGGATTATTTAATTTGGAGCAGCTCGACTGGGACGATGAAGCGTTAAAAATCGCTGGAGTGACAGCAGATCAGCTATCAAAACCCGTTTCAACTACTCATATGATGAGTGGTTTAAAAGCGCCGTATATTGAAGAGACAGGATTAACTTCTTCAACGAACTTTATAGTTGGTGCAAGTGATGGTGTGCTTTCAAACCTTGGCGTTAACGCAATTGAACCAGGTGTCGTTGCTGTAACAATTGGAACAAGCGGAGCGATTCGAGCGGTAACAGATCGCCCTGTAACAGACCCTAAAGGACGAATTTTCTGCTATGCATTAACAGAAGATAAATGGGTAGTTGGCGGCCCTGTGAATAATGGAGGCATCACATTCCGCTGGGTTCGTGATCAATTCGCCGCATCCGAAACAGAAACGGCGAAACGACTTGGGATTGATACGTATGAAATCCTAACAAGAATTGCAGAGCAGGTTAACCCAGGTGCCGATGGACTTCTCTTCCATCCTTATCTTGCGGGTGAACGTGCACCACTATGGAATTCCGATGCACGCGGAAGCTTCTTTGGTCTTGCCATGCACCATAAAAAAGAACATATGATTCGAGCAGTACTAGAAGGCGTAATTTATAACTTATATAGCGTTCTTCTTGCATTAGAAGAACTAATCGGAGAGCCTAAACAAATTAAAGCAACAGGCGGCTTTGCACGATCCGCACTATGGCGTCAGATGATGGCTGATATCTTTAACCAAGAAGTAACCGTTCCAGAAAGCTACGAAAGCTCCTGCCTCGGTGCAATCGTTCTCGGTAAAAAAGCACTCGGCGAAATCGATTCACTAAGCATCGTATCCGACCTCGTCGGAGACACATTCAGCCATCAACCCAAAAAAGAAAACGTAGAAACCTACGCCGAACTACTACCAATCTACATCAGAATCTCAAGAAAACTAACCGAAGAATACACAGCCATAGCCAACTACCAAAATAAAAAATTGGGGAAAAACTAA
- a CDS encoding helix-turn-helix domain-containing protein, producing MSMHEETWMRSFHRILEMKDPIQRCEVMIKQCLAHFPFMRASLFTFSYFTGVGEGILRVDRSGVFSMSAIREDIRRIPPIQRVLLSNKPSFLVMDQHHQLFPTEYIEAYDLTSVLIIPLSIERIAIGCVLIDKNEEGVTVHQGLIDDVMIYFQQALAYMLPPISQSPNPLSKRETEVLQYAADGYSTKEMARLLRISDFTARDYISTAIRKLQANHRAEAVAKALREKWIL from the coding sequence ATGTCGATGCATGAGGAAACGTGGATGCGATCTTTTCATCGGATATTAGAGATGAAAGATCCGATCCAACGTTGCGAAGTAATGATTAAACAATGTCTTGCCCATTTTCCATTCATGCGTGCCAGTCTCTTTACTTTTTCCTATTTTACAGGTGTTGGAGAAGGCATTCTTCGCGTTGATCGTAGTGGAGTGTTTTCTATGAGCGCTATACGTGAGGATATACGGCGCATCCCACCCATTCAACGAGTCCTTCTAAGTAACAAGCCTTCTTTCCTGGTGATGGATCAGCATCATCAGCTCTTCCCCACAGAATATATCGAAGCTTATGATTTAACATCTGTCTTAATTATTCCATTAAGCATTGAGCGAATTGCTATTGGCTGTGTCCTAATTGATAAAAACGAAGAGGGTGTTACGGTTCATCAAGGGCTTATTGATGATGTGATGATTTATTTTCAACAGGCACTTGCTTATATGCTCCCACCAATCTCTCAGTCACCCAATCCCTTAAGCAAACGTGAAACAGAAGTTCTTCAATATGCAGCTGATGGCTACAGTACGAAAGAAATGGCCAGGTTATTACGAATCAGTGATTTTACAGCGAGAGATTATATAAGTACGGCGATTCGAAAGTTACAAGCTAATCATCGTGCCGAAGCAGTTGCAAAAGCATTAAGAGAAAAATGGATTCTGTAA
- the gnd gene encoding phosphogluconate dehydrogenase (NAD(+)-dependent, decarboxylating), with translation MNVGLIGLGKMGYNLALNLRDHGHNVVVHDANDEQVQKMNEEGFNGKSSLKDVVESLETPRILWMMVPAGEITQAVTTELSTLLDRGDIVIDGGNSHYKDSKSRGEMLLEKGISFFDVGTSGGKSGARNGACTMIGGDSEVFKTIEPLFKDICVEDGYLYAGESGSGHFLKMVHNGVEYGMMQSIAEGFDLLSKSEYDFDYEKVARVWNNGSVIRSWLMELTEQAFSKDANLDEIRGVMNSSGEGKWTVETALDLQTATPVIALALMMRYRSLEDDTFTGKVVAALRNEFGGHATEKSN, from the coding sequence ATGAACGTCGGATTAATTGGTTTAGGTAAAATGGGATACAACCTTGCTTTAAACTTACGTGATCATGGACATAACGTTGTTGTACATGATGCCAATGATGAGCAAGTACAAAAAATGAACGAAGAAGGTTTTAATGGTAAGTCTTCTCTTAAGGACGTTGTAGAATCGCTAGAAACGCCTCGTATTCTTTGGATGATGGTTCCTGCAGGTGAGATTACTCAAGCTGTGACAACAGAATTGTCGACACTTCTTGATCGTGGTGACATTGTCATTGATGGAGGAAACTCTCACTACAAAGATTCAAAAAGCCGAGGTGAGATGCTCCTAGAAAAGGGAATTTCTTTCTTTGATGTTGGGACAAGCGGTGGTAAGTCAGGAGCTCGTAATGGCGCTTGTACAATGATTGGTGGAGATAGCGAAGTTTTCAAAACGATCGAACCACTGTTTAAAGATATTTGTGTTGAAGATGGTTACCTTTATGCCGGAGAATCAGGTAGTGGACACTTCCTAAAAATGGTTCATAACGGCGTGGAATACGGTATGATGCAGTCCATTGCAGAAGGCTTTGATCTATTAAGCAAAAGTGAATATGATTTCGACTACGAGAAAGTGGCGCGCGTATGGAACAACGGTTCTGTTATTCGCTCATGGTTAATGGAATTAACAGAGCAGGCATTCTCTAAAGATGCTAACCTTGATGAGATTCGTGGTGTTATGAACTCTTCAGGTGAAGGGAAATGGACAGTAGAAACAGCTCTTGATCTTCAGACAGCAACGCCTGTTATTGCTCTTGCATTAATGATGCGCTATCGTTCTTTAGAAGACGATACATTTACAGGTAAAGTTGTAGCTGCGCTTCGCAATGAGTTCGGCGGTCACGCAACTGAAAAAAGCAATTAA
- a CDS encoding aldehyde dehydrogenase family protein, whose protein sequence is MSVNVEIKSFPLFINGEWSPSESGQLFEVMNPATGDVIAKVTSGNAKDVDRAVEAASKAFDNEEWREMPPKERSKVLYSIAQKIMENAEELVALEALSSGGTVRRLGSNDIIQMVDLFQTLGKFVLDYTYSETLPSPPFPGPAHNFIWREPIGVCAAITPWNMPMLIATWKIAPALAMGNTIVIKPASYTPLTTLRLAEIISEIVPRGVINVVTGSGKDVGEPLATHPKVDKIAFTGSTEVGRHIMSLATKTVKNTTLELGGKSPSIILDDADLSIALPGSLFGVFLHSGQLCESGTRLFVPDKLYDQVIDGLKELSEKLVIGNPIDPATDMGPVVSATQKEAILSYIEKGKREGARLICGGNEVNVKGCEKGHFIAPTIFADVTNDMTIAKEEIFGPVLSVIRYSDVDDAIRMANDTIYGLAAGVWSTDVNKAYKVVRKLRAGVVWINDWHMLRNDAPFGGYKQSGIGREMGKHSLDAYTQVKHVHTSMVPEIERRNWYSLLFSNQS, encoded by the coding sequence ATGTCAGTAAACGTAGAAATAAAGTCATTTCCGCTTTTTATTAATGGAGAATGGTCTCCTTCAGAAAGTGGTCAACTGTTCGAGGTGATGAATCCTGCTACTGGAGATGTAATCGCAAAAGTAACGAGCGGTAACGCTAAAGATGTTGACCGAGCTGTAGAGGCAGCATCCAAAGCATTCGATAATGAAGAATGGCGTGAGATGCCTCCAAAAGAGCGATCGAAAGTCCTTTATTCCATCGCTCAGAAAATCATGGAAAATGCAGAAGAACTTGTTGCCTTAGAAGCGCTCTCTTCAGGTGGCACCGTTAGAAGACTTGGATCCAATGACATCATTCAGATGGTGGATCTATTCCAGACTCTCGGTAAATTTGTGCTCGATTACACCTATTCAGAAACACTGCCATCTCCTCCGTTTCCAGGACCAGCTCATAACTTTATCTGGCGTGAGCCAATCGGCGTCTGTGCCGCCATAACGCCATGGAACATGCCTATGCTTATTGCAACGTGGAAGATCGCACCTGCCCTTGCCATGGGGAACACCATCGTTATTAAACCAGCGAGTTATACACCACTTACAACGCTCCGTCTCGCTGAAATTATTTCTGAAATAGTTCCCAGAGGAGTGATAAATGTTGTCACGGGTAGTGGAAAAGACGTTGGTGAACCACTCGCTACGCACCCTAAAGTCGATAAGATAGCTTTCACTGGTTCTACTGAAGTGGGACGTCACATTATGAGTCTAGCTACTAAAACAGTGAAGAACACAACGCTTGAACTTGGTGGGAAATCACCTTCCATTATCCTGGATGATGCAGATCTTTCAATCGCCCTTCCTGGCAGTCTGTTCGGCGTCTTCCTTCACTCTGGTCAATTGTGCGAATCCGGAACGAGACTCTTTGTGCCAGATAAACTGTATGATCAGGTAATCGATGGACTCAAAGAGCTTTCTGAGAAGCTTGTGATTGGAAATCCAATTGATCCGGCGACAGATATGGGTCCGGTGGTTTCTGCTACGCAAAAAGAAGCGATCTTATCATACATTGAGAAAGGTAAGCGGGAAGGGGCTCGTCTTATTTGTGGCGGGAATGAAGTTAACGTGAAGGGCTGTGAGAAAGGACATTTTATTGCTCCAACAATTTTTGCCGATGTCACGAACGACATGACGATCGCCAAAGAAGAAATCTTCGGGCCTGTGCTTTCTGTTATCCGGTATAGCGATGTTGATGATGCCATCCGTATGGCGAACGATACGATTTACGGACTAGCAGCAGGTGTTTGGTCAACTGATGTGAATAAAGCCTATAAGGTAGTAAGAAAACTGCGTGCCGGTGTTGTTTGGATAAATGATTGGCATATGCTCAGAAATGATGCACCGTTTGGCGGATACAAACAAAGTGGCATTGGTAGAGAAATGGGCAAGCATTCTCTTGACGCATATACTCAGGTGAAGCATGTGCACACCTCCATGGTGCCAGAAATCGAACGGAGAAATTGGTACAGTCTTCTCTTTTCTAACCAATCTTAA
- a CDS encoding DUF1330 domain-containing protein, translating into MALYALNLFNVKDGEEYAEYAKRAEEPVRKYGGKVVAIGKLHSSPEGDIEPRQVMMLVEWESKEGIYKYVSDPDLEDLHPHRELGVDDFVWHLFDKLEDLSPVLK; encoded by the coding sequence ATGGCTTTGTACGCTCTGAATCTATTTAACGTAAAAGATGGAGAAGAATATGCTGAATACGCAAAAAGGGCAGAGGAGCCAGTACGTAAATACGGAGGGAAGGTTGTTGCGATTGGCAAGTTACATTCATCACCAGAAGGGGATATCGAGCCGAGACAAGTGATGATGCTTGTTGAATGGGAATCCAAAGAAGGTATATACAAATATGTAAGTGATCCAGATCTTGAGGATTTGCATCCACATCGTGAGCTTGGAGTCGATGATTTTGTCTGGCATTTATTTGATAAGTTAGAGGATTTGAGCCCCGTTCTAAAATGA